Proteins found in one Myxococcota bacterium genomic segment:
- a CDS encoding AMP-binding protein, whose protein sequence is MAFSPPQDQPFVIGAQLDARASHPDLENATALLDGDRRFTWKQVRDESVRWARFLGQRLGAARGRTGHVAMLLENHAELLTLFGGCGYQGYTLFGVNSGLRGETLAGVLDHSEAELLVVDERLYPEVEKVRSRLHHIPDENILVLRTESDASLGPRDVMACIDAEVGTAEKSLDTPAVDVQPETNLVVIYTSGTTGLPKGINNNHFKLLAIGARLTGQLGLDPSAVGYACMPLFHSNALFLGYMPAFFSGGALSMRPRFSASAFVPDVLRYGVTYWNYVGEPVHYILGALQREYGDDLARLRAEVTNHPDNRFQYAVGNGAAPPDIDRFIDWLGLEDMFELYGSTEAAISTFRTKNDPRGSVGEVTDPAVQILDESGKPCANALLDEDGKITNYGEAVGEICRVADDTALFQGYFGNPEANASKYREGIYHSGDLGHILERDGTRYLFFDGRTDDWIRKDGENFSAAQVARILQEHPDVVLAAAFGAPCSVSDELVMAALKLREGAQFDPEGFYAFCREQVSHGGMDPKWIPDYIRLVDEFEYTQTQKVLVRNLKRVHFNRTALPDAPLFWRQRGDAAFRAFTADDYAGLRGEFEAREKLTLLES, encoded by the coding sequence TTGGCTTTCTCGCCTCCCCAGGATCAGCCCTTCGTTATCGGCGCTCAGCTCGACGCGCGCGCCAGTCACCCGGATCTCGAAAACGCGACTGCGCTGCTCGACGGAGACCGTCGCTTCACCTGGAAACAGGTGCGTGACGAGTCGGTGCGCTGGGCGCGCTTCCTCGGGCAGCGTCTCGGCGCTGCCCGAGGACGCACGGGCCACGTGGCGATGCTGCTCGAGAACCACGCGGAGCTGCTGACGCTCTTCGGGGGCTGTGGCTATCAGGGCTATACGCTGTTCGGCGTCAACTCGGGACTGCGCGGGGAAACGCTGGCGGGGGTTCTCGATCACTCGGAGGCCGAGCTGCTGGTCGTGGACGAGCGGCTCTACCCCGAAGTGGAGAAGGTCCGCTCCCGGCTGCACCACATCCCGGACGAGAACATCCTGGTCCTGCGCACCGAGAGCGACGCGTCCCTCGGGCCGCGCGACGTCATGGCGTGCATCGACGCCGAGGTCGGGACCGCGGAGAAGAGCTTGGACACCCCCGCGGTGGACGTGCAGCCCGAGACGAACCTGGTGGTGATCTACACCTCGGGAACGACCGGGCTTCCGAAGGGCATCAACAACAATCACTTCAAGCTGCTCGCGATCGGTGCGCGGTTGACCGGTCAGCTCGGGCTGGACCCGAGCGCGGTCGGCTACGCGTGCATGCCGCTCTTCCACTCGAACGCACTGTTTCTCGGCTACATGCCGGCCTTCTTCTCGGGAGGCGCGCTCTCGATGCGGCCGCGCTTCAGCGCCAGCGCCTTCGTGCCCGACGTACTGCGCTACGGCGTCACGTATTGGAACTACGTCGGCGAGCCCGTCCACTACATCCTCGGCGCTTTGCAGCGCGAGTACGGAGACGACCTCGCCCGTTTGCGGGCCGAGGTGACGAACCACCCGGACAATCGCTTTCAATACGCGGTGGGCAACGGTGCGGCCCCGCCCGACATCGATCGCTTCATCGACTGGCTGGGGCTGGAGGACATGTTCGAGCTCTACGGCTCGACCGAGGCCGCGATCAGCACCTTCCGCACGAAGAACGACCCGCGCGGGAGCGTGGGCGAGGTCACCGACCCGGCCGTCCAGATCCTCGACGAGAGCGGAAAACCCTGTGCCAACGCGCTCTTGGACGAGGACGGCAAGATCACGAACTACGGCGAGGCGGTGGGCGAAATCTGCCGGGTGGCCGACGATACGGCCCTCTTCCAGGGCTACTTCGGCAACCCCGAAGCCAACGCGTCGAAGTACCGCGAAGGCATCTATCACTCGGGCGACCTCGGCCACATCCTCGAGCGCGACGGCACCCGCTACCTGTTCTTCGACGGCCGAACGGACGACTGGATCCGCAAGGACGGCGAGAACTTCTCGGCGGCCCAGGTGGCGCGCATCCTCCAGGAGCACCCGGACGTCGTCCTCGCGGCGGCCTTTGGCGCACCCTGCTCGGTCTCGGACGAGCTCGTGATGGCGGCGCTGAAGCTGCGTGAGGGGGCACAGTTCGATCCGGAGGGCTTCTACGCGTTCTGTCGGGAACAGGTCTCCCATGGCGGGATGGACCCGAAGTGGATCCCCGACTACATCCGCCTGGTCGACGAGTTCGAGTACACCCAGACCCAGAAGGTGTTGGTGCGGAACCTGAAACGTGTGCACTTCAACCGCACGGCGCTGCCCGATGCGCCGCTCTTCTGGCGACAGCGCGGGGATGCGGCCTTCCGCGCGTTCACGGCGGACGACTACGCAGGGCTGCGGGGTGAGTTCGAAGCACGCGAGAAGCTGACGCTCCTCGAAAGCTGA
- a CDS encoding KH domain-containing protein, with protein sequence MKSLITAIVQALVDRPEEVQIKEVIGEHAHVLELRVAKEDLGKVIGKGGAHASAIRTLMAAASGKEKKRYILEIIEY encoded by the coding sequence GTGAAGTCGCTGATCACTGCGATCGTGCAAGCGCTGGTCGATCGACCGGAAGAAGTCCAGATCAAGGAAGTGATTGGGGAGCACGCCCACGTCCTGGAGCTCCGGGTCGCGAAAGAGGATCTGGGCAAGGTGATCGGGAAGGGTGGGGCGCACGCTTCCGCCATTCGGACGCTGATGGCGGCGGCGAGTGGCAAAGAGAAGAAGCGCTACATCCTCGAGATCATCGAGTACTGA
- a CDS encoding ATP-binding cassette domain-containing protein: MGFGPQADLLRELAFQVGAGETVGIQGANGVGKSTLLRLAAGLLRPRRGQIRVLDAEAPVARRRGWIGWCHPDTGFLRRVSLRTNLATLTRFDRSPSASLADRLETLAEGLGLTPYLEVPCERCSSGTLQRARLVQVLLRSPRVALLDEPLRGIDAASRPGVARFVRRQLGAAACLWVSHSQDELDGVADKALTLHDGRLHAGARHAAAA; encoded by the coding sequence ATGGGGTTTGGGCCCCAAGCCGATCTCCTGCGCGAACTGGCGTTTCAGGTGGGTGCCGGCGAGACCGTGGGGATCCAGGGGGCGAACGGGGTCGGCAAGTCGACCCTCCTGCGGCTGGCCGCCGGACTGCTGCGCCCCCGACGGGGCCAGATCCGGGTCCTCGACGCGGAGGCGCCCGTCGCGCGCCGCCGTGGCTGGATCGGCTGGTGCCATCCGGACACGGGCTTCCTGCGGCGGGTCTCGCTGCGGACGAACCTGGCGACCCTCACCCGCTTCGACCGGTCGCCAAGTGCATCCCTCGCGGACCGCCTCGAGACCCTCGCCGAAGGGCTCGGCCTCACGCCCTATCTGGAGGTTCCGTGCGAACGCTGCTCGAGCGGCACCCTACAACGCGCGCGCCTGGTGCAAGTACTCCTGCGCTCACCGCGCGTCGCGCTGCTCGACGAGCCCCTGCGCGGGATCGATGCGGCCAGCCGACCGGGCGTTGCGCGCTTCGTGCGTCGCCAGCTCGGAGCCGCCGCCTGTCTCTGGGTCAGCCATTCCCAGGACGAACTCGACGGCGTCGCCGACAAGGCGCTGACACTCCACGACGGTCGACTCCACGCCGGAGCCCGCCACGCGGCGGCGGCATGA
- a CDS encoding ABC transporter permease gives MTRFVRQCLAVAHRDAAVHRSYGWTAWLGLGTAALGLLSYFFIGKLVSPQTTLLPGGDYFAFVWLGVTLQLWVTATLSGLGHGLARQAAEGTLESSLAAGASPLALVFGPALVPSAFALVQAVITLGLGLGVFGLHLEASGWALAGFAIVATLVACAPIGIVGACAWLVTRRSGWVISATLLGFSVFGGVYFPVALLPEPWSEVARWVPIQAGLEAARGALLEGASWTSSQTALLRLALLSLAGLPLSLACFRWALRRAERRGDLALA, from the coding sequence ATGACCCGCTTCGTCCGCCAGTGCCTGGCCGTCGCACACCGCGACGCCGCCGTGCATCGAAGCTACGGCTGGACCGCCTGGCTCGGATTGGGCACCGCGGCGCTGGGCCTGCTGTCGTACTTCTTCATCGGCAAGTTGGTCTCCCCGCAGACGACGCTCCTGCCGGGAGGCGACTACTTCGCCTTCGTCTGGCTCGGCGTGACCCTGCAGCTGTGGGTCACCGCGACGCTCAGCGGATTGGGACACGGGCTCGCCCGGCAGGCGGCCGAGGGCACCCTCGAGAGTTCTCTCGCCGCAGGCGCGTCCCCGCTGGCGCTGGTGTTCGGTCCCGCGCTCGTGCCGAGCGCCTTTGCGTTGGTTCAGGCGGTGATCACGCTGGGCCTGGGTCTCGGCGTGTTCGGGTTGCACCTCGAGGCGAGCGGCTGGGCGCTGGCGGGCTTCGCCATCGTCGCAACGCTGGTCGCCTGTGCGCCGATCGGCATCGTCGGTGCCTGCGCGTGGCTGGTCACGCGTCGCTCGGGATGGGTAATCAGCGCAACCCTGCTGGGATTCAGCGTGTTCGGGGGCGTGTACTTCCCGGTGGCGCTGCTGCCCGAGCCCTGGTCGGAGGTCGCACGCTGGGTACCGATCCAGGCGGGCCTCGAAGCGGCGCGCGGGGCGCTGCTCGAGGGCGCATCGTGGACGTCGTCCCAGACGGCCCTCCTCCGCCTCGCGTTGCTCAGCCTTGCCGGACTCCCGCTTTCGCTGGCCTGCTTCCGCTGGGCGCTGCGCCGCGCGGAACGGCGTGGTGATCTCGCGCTCGCCTGA